GGAACACCCAAAGCGCGTGATATCTTCGAAGCAGATCTTCGCTCCGCGCGGCGTGGTGCGGGCTTCGGATCAATGTTTTGGGAACCCATGTCTCAATATGCCAAGGGTGCACCGAATCCCGAATGGGGCGCGTTTACAAATAATCTCTGGAAACTGCAACTACTGCAAAAGCGCGATCTATTACTTTCTGATGATATACGTGCTCTATGGTTTGATCTCAGCCAAGGGGTCATGGATATCGTGGTGAAGCTTTTTATTCTGGCGCAATTAAGAGCATTGGCTTTAGGTAAAGAACGGATCACAACAGGGTTGCTACAACAAGTTTATGACGATGAACTGATACCGGTTCATCCGATGTTGGAAGCATTGCGCTCTGGTATTCCAGAACGTATTGCTCGTTATTCTGATCTCATGGTTCCAGAAATAGACAAAAAGCTGATTCAATTACAACAAAAAATTGCTTCAATCTCGCAAGAAACGCCTGCAAGTCTCGCGATGAAAGAACTTCCAACTGAAGATGAGCAACGTATCTATTTGATGCTGCAAGATGATTATGATTCTACATTACTGGCAAAAACGATCCGTAATGCATTTAATCAGCATCCACAGTTAACCCGACAACAACTACTTCCAATCATTTTAAAATGGTTAATGACACCAGTTGCCGATGTCGATACTCCTCCTGAAATAGCCAAACCCAAAAAACAAACAAGCATCGTAAAATTAAAAGATTGGGATAGGTTGAAACCAGAAAGTTTGCGGTACATGTATGCGCAAAACTCCGAGCCAACAGCAATTTACAATGAGATGGTTAAAGCAGGATATATATTAAAACTCAGCGACATTTTGCAAAAGGCAGGATAGCAGAATGAAATTACCAGCCCCGCATCCAAATGAGCTGATTTACAGTTCTGTTGCAAGAGCTGGAGTTTATTATGGCCTGGTAAGCCCCAAACAACTGTTAGATGAGATCTTTGCCGATAGAAAGGTGATCGCCACACTTGATCTACCAAGTCACTTGCAATCTATCGCTTTGCTTTTAAATGAGACAGGAAAATATGATTTAGAAACATTGGTGTACAAGCACACATTATTTCCACTTTACGCTCTTTTTGTGCCAGAACATTTACGGCAACGAGCAATAAAACGCATGTCTGGCAAAGCTGATGGTGCGGTCCATTTGATGCTGGGTGTTGTTGCATCAAGAATTAAATCTGTCCGGACTTTTCGTTTCTGCCCTATTTGTATGGAACGACAACTACACACCCATGGTGAGTATTAATTGGCAACGTGATTGGTTTTTGCCTGAATTACCAGTGTGTCCTAAGCATGATTGTTTAATAGAGACGTCTATTTATTTCGATGAACACCGGCATCAGTTCCTACCTTTAAATCCTGCATATTTCTCCATGCAGGCAAGCAGTAAATTCGTTGCCAATGATCTCAGTCTAGCTAAGGCGGCATCAGATCTTCTTGATCAACCAGCGCAACAATCACCAACCTTTGGACAATGGACGCATTTTTATCATGAAATTGCTACGGAGTGTGGATGTGCTAGAGGTAAACAGGTTGATCATGAAAAAATCTTAAGCTTAGTCTGCTCTCGTTTCGACAGTCTTTATTTAGAAAACAAAGGATTATTGAATCAATCACAAAGTAACAGTTTTTGGTTGAGGTCTATTTTTCGTAAACATCGAAAATCGTTCAGCTTCTTAGAGCATATCATCGTGTGGCAAACGTTAGTTCCAACTCTTTCTGTTTTGGAGATCTTCATTAAAGTCCGTCGATATGCCCACGAAACCGTAGTCAACAAGAGTCAATCCAGCGCTGATAATGCTATCTCGATATCAGATGAATGCCGAGCTTATCGCCAAAAATGGGAAGAATTAGTTTTACGACATGGCGTGAAACCAGCCAGACATCAAGCGACAGGTGGTTCTTTATATGCGTGGCTTTACCGGCATGATCGGGATTGGTTGCTTGCGTTTAATGAGCAGCAAAAAAGACCTTTTGAAACGGTTAACAAGCGAGTTGATTGGCATTTGCGTGACCGGCAATTAGTGAAGGATTTAATCAGAATTCATCTGTTATCTGAAGCTCATCCAGCACAGCAACGGATGTCTGCCACATGGCTTTTAAATCAACTACCCCATAAAAATTCGGTTGCTAAAAAATTATATAAATTACCACTCACCCAGCAATTTTTAGTCCGTTATGCAGAGTCTGTGACGGAATATCAATTGAGACGGATCTCTCAATTCATTGTGGAGTCTAGAGAAAAACACATGGAAATAAAACGTTGGAGTTTGTTTCGGAGTGTGGGACTAAGCGAACAACGAATTACACCAGACACCATGAAAATTTTAGATTTACTGACCTATTTATGAATGGAGAGGTTATGGTTCCGATAGAAGGTTTTGATAAAAATGTTCGTATCGTTCATCTTGGTGATTTATTTAAAAAGGTTGGTACGCAGGATTGGAAGATCAATGTATTCGTAAGTCCTATCCAGGATAAAAAATTTACTCGATTCGCTAATTTGCCATTGCTGAGTCGAGACAAAATAATTAATGCAACGACGCCTGATCGTCCATCCGTTGACAGAATCATTCACATGAGGCCAAAACATCAAATTGAATCTGTGTTTCTCAGTGATTTTTCTGAGCTGAGTGATTATGAGTCGATTGTGCGGGCTGAAGGGACGCAAAAGGCGTTTAAAATCAAACAACGTAATCAGCCCACTATTTACATCCCTCAGTTAGAACTAGCCAAAGCAATCTTCTTGATCGATTCGTATCTGTGCAAAGCCTGTATGGGCACGACACGTTTATCCTTAGAATTTGATGTGAGACCGAAGAATTCAGAGGGGCACGTTGATATCCATGTATTAAAAACAACAACGTTTCCATTAGATGCTTTTGATCAGAATGGTACGAGAATGATCCTTGCTTGGCTGCTGACGAATAAGGCTGTATTGCAATCATTTGAAAGTATTTACCGACGGTTAGATAAAGAACGGCAAAGCGATAAAACTTGGGAGCGATGGACGTTTAATTTTGATCCGCCAGATATGACGGACTGGATATTTCATGTCAAAGGAAAAATGTCTCATAAGCAACAAGCCTATTTGGTTCATGAAATTATCGGTGTCGAAATTGATAGTGAAATGCCTGACAGTGTTCAGTTCCATAATCCTTCGTTTATCCGACGAAAATCAAAAGATCACACAGCTCTTGAAGAAGACGGTGATGACGGTCAGTCATGGCATGTCAGACCAGATGAATTAAGCATTGATGATCTTGAATCTGCATCAGATGAAAACAACACCATTATTTTAGACGATGGTCGTTTATGGGTTAGTTTCTCGAAACCATGTTCAGTGACCAAAAAAAATACAAGAAAAAGAAATCATCAAGGTTAGTGAAAACGGTGAACATGGCATATTAGCAGGAGAAAAAGTAAGCACAGGTGATGCATATCAAGGTGGAACATTGCCCAGTGCTGATGTCGGCGGTAAACAAGATCTCTCTGATAAAGAGAAAGAGTGTGCCAGTCGCTTTCAGAGTTTCAATAATATGTTGAAAATACTGGAACAAAAGCATTCATGCGTTATTACTGGGAACTCTACAATCGAACTGCCGCAGGTCGGGCGTTCGCGTAAACATTTGCTTGCTAATGGTTTTCAGCG
This genomic interval from uncultured Tolumonas sp. contains the following:
- a CDS encoding TniQ family protein, with amino-acid sequence MKLPAPHPNELIYSSVARAGVYYGLVSPKQLLDEIFADRKVIATLDLPSHLQSIALLLNETGKYDLETLVYKHTLFPLYALFVPEHLRQRAIKRMSGKADGAVHLMLGVVASRIKSVRTFRFCPICMERQLHTHGEY
- a CDS encoding TnsD family Tn7-like transposition protein codes for the protein MVSINWQRDWFLPELPVCPKHDCLIETSIYFDEHRHQFLPLNPAYFSMQASSKFVANDLSLAKAASDLLDQPAQQSPTFGQWTHFYHEIATECGCARGKQVDHEKILSLVCSRFDSLYLENKGLLNQSQSNSFWLRSIFRKHRKSFSFLEHIIVWQTLVPTLSVLEIFIKVRRYAHETVVNKSQSSADNAISISDECRAYRQKWEELVLRHGVKPARHQATGGSLYAWLYRHDRDWLLAFNEQQKRPFETVNKRVDWHLRDRQLVKDLIRIHLLSEAHPAQQRMSATWLLNQLPHKNSVAKKLYKLPLTQQFLVRYAESVTEYQLRRISQFIVESREKHMEIKRWSLFRSVGLSEQRITPDTMKILDLLTYL